In Juglans microcarpa x Juglans regia isolate MS1-56 chromosome 1S, Jm3101_v1.0, whole genome shotgun sequence, the genomic stretch TTATGTTGGCCAAACTTGATCTTCTTTTTCTCAGCTTCTTTTTGACTATTTCTCGTactgataaataatttttttttgatcggtaaacaaaattttattgatcataaggaataggcaaaagcccaagtatacaggacatATACAGGAGCGTCGCCTTTGCGTGTTGAACAAgcaatacaagaaattcatggaaaCTCATTCCATTGAAATCAATTACAACCGACCAATGGattaaagtattgaaaaataatttcctAAGCTCTGATAAATGACTTCTCCTTGACTTACCACTATTGATCTTTTGAGACCTCAAAATTCCACATTTTCCATACTTCATTTGCCTTGATATGGTTGTGATGGCATTCTTTATCTGTTAGATGTGACTTTTGAGTTGTTTATGCATGCACCGAATTTATCTCTTTAGTGACATGTATTTGTTGGAGTAATTAAGTAATTGGTATATCAATTTGAAGATTGATTTCTTCTCCCTCCTGCTTTTGTAATGATGTATAGTGGTGTTTAgctctcgtttatttttaacatgtgtGGATAGTGACACATATTTGTTTGTTGGTACAGGGATTGGTATAATCTTGAAAAATCTAAGAGGGTTAAGGCATTTCGGTGTGGGGAATATGATGAATGCATTGAAAAGGCAAAGGTATCTGCAGCTAATTCCAATAAAAAAGCAGTTAAATACGCTCGGAGGGAAGATGCCATTATCCATGCTCTTGAGATTGAGAGTGCTCGCCTTGGCACAGATCGCTTGGATTTCTTTCAACGGGATAATTCAGGTGGCGACCTTGGTAGTTCAGCCAGAGAGTCACCTAGCATGTCTCGTTCTGTTGAAGAAAACGTGGATCGGGGTGACGATGCTAGTGATTCTGAAGACAATTCAAATTCAGCGCCAGAGTTATCTCAATCTGGTTTATCTTTTGAAGAGCCAAATCATAATAATCCTGCTAAGGTGCAATCTGTcctgggaagaagaagaagaaccccaAATGATTCGGAGGACGATGGAACAGAAGGAGTTAAGCGTATGAGAGGACTTGAGGACCTGGGCATGGGTGTCGTTTCAAAAAGGAAAGCTGGAGGGATGCTCGATCTAGTTCAACATGATAGTGCTTCACTCTGTGATTCAAGTGCCGGGAATTGGATATCTAATGGGAGTCCTGTCAATGGTAGCAAAGGTTATTTGCCGTCACTCAAAAGGAAGAGATCTCAAGTGGCAAATGTTCATGaatttttgaaaaggaaaaaccgTCGCCGACCATTGACAAAGGTTTTGGAGTGTACAGCCATGGTTTCTGTTCCAGTTATTTGTGATCAACTTCCCAGTTCAAGTGGTTCACCTCTTCAGGGTATGTCCGATAGCAGGGTTTCGGGACTGGAATCTAATGACTCAAAGAAATCTGTGATTGTGAACAACAATTCTGACAGCACCGGAGTTTCGTGTGAGAATGGAGTCCCTTTAAATGCTTCTGAACATGCCTGTGATGCTTCCCAAATCCTTTACAAGACTAAGGAGAATGAAATTTCCAGCACAGCTGGGTTAGCTGAGAATGGTTCTTCTGATAGGTTATTTGATGTACCATTTGTTGGGGAGGAAAAACACACTGAAGGTATTcttgagttaaaatgataaaattcattAATATCAAGTGTGCATAGCATCTTCTTTTCATCTTTCTCATTCTTGCTCAGATGACATTCAAATtgatgataaattttattatttctagttgaTTGCAACTTGGTCTGTTAGAAAGGTATGCTGCATATATACAACCAAATTCTTTGGAACAGTGTAAGTTATTTGTTactgttttaatttttgttctgGTTTAAGATTATACTCCTTTCATTTCTCACATTATGGGTGttaactgaaaagaaaaaaaaaatgcttaagtGCATCCTTATGGTATGTGGGTATATGCAAGAGAAAGGGGCAAAAGGAAGGAAAGCAAAAGCAACCTCTTTAAAGTACGAGCCATTCCACAAATCCACCAAAGAGGAAGATAGGAATAAGAATAGTACATTAAGATGGTTCTTCACATACTTAGCCACCCAATTAGCAGGCTTAAGCCTGGGTCTCAGGATTTTTTTCCCAGATagccaaaatagaaaatttcttTGTTAAGCCCTGTTCTTTAGGCTAAAGAAGgtttatgtatgtatacacATAAAAAGTGTTTATACATATTCTTTGAGCAGGAAACTGTATAGGTACATGTGTTTTGGTTCATATGCACTTGTAAGATTTATGTGTATGATGCTGTGCGCCCACCCTGCTGGTCCCCGGGACGGGGGACGTGATATGTGGAGGAAGGTACTAGGTGATGTGATATGTTCTTGGTAGAGATTGATGGATTAATGCTAAATAGACGAAGACTTAGCTTTTTCCAATGCCATCTAGATGCCCTAATGGTGACACGATGGAGGGCAATCTAGATGGCATTGGAAGAGAGGTGAATTTGAAGTTCCAGAAAAAATGGACCTTATAGGCGTTGATAGACAATGGATTTTTGTTTGTAGCTATCAACCTCCTAcccagagagagaaaaaaaaaagcaaaaaagctCCTGAAATATCTGATTGGGCTCTGCGGATGTTGTGTCAAGCATTTGTCTGGAgacatttaaatttctttttcttttttggattttaatttACGACTGTAAGACCTTCATTTTAtacttgtaattaggtgttctTGTATACGTTCTTGTATATGTTCTTTGTACGTTGCCTATGCCCCTTATGGTTTTTTTACATTGGTATATAATAGAGGTGACAGGACATATGCCATTCATCCATGAGTCAGCTGAGTGTTTCGAGTTCTACTTTCATGGTCAAAAGTTCCATATAGTTTCTCAGGAGTTATTTTCATGCAAACTAGCTAGTAGTGTAACGAAGCATTCTGTATATTTGTTCAGCTGATTGTAAACTAGTGAAGAAGAGTAGAAATGTTTCCTTGTGCTGATATATGATCTGTCTGCCAGGTTTTTCGCCTATACCCGTGTCTGTTTCATCTGGAAGGTCTCATGTTGCTTTGGGAAGGCAATCTTGTCAAGGTAGTCAAGCTGAAGCTGCATTGTTGAGAAACGAGGGACTTAATGAATCTGGTTCTACCAGTTCAGCTACTGttcatattaataatattagccAGAGGATAGAGAAAGGTACTTCAAAGTGGCAGTTAAAACGAAAGAGGAATTCGAGACatttaagtaaaaatagaaaacaGGGCTCCAGAAAATATGTGGACATGgatgatgaatccaatgcttATTTGGCAGGTATAGAGCATTTGGAGGGTTCAGATCAGAAAGTTGATGGCACTGGCGTTGGTGGATGCCTCACATCATATAATTGTACCTTGCGACCAAAGTGCAAATCAGTTGCTGAAGGCCAGGTAGATGGTTTCAGGGACTGGGGCAAGCAAATGTCTCAGAGGGATTCGCAAATAAGAGTGCCAAAAGCTGAAGTGAATCTATCACCCAAAGGCTCTTTGACACCCCAAAGGTCACTTCCGTATCGTCAGTCCCGCTTTACAGTTCACTCCAGATATCAGATACCAGATTTTCCTGTCAGAAATATTTCCACTGATGCTTCACTGTGTGATGTTAAGATTGAAGTGAAAGCAAGCTATCGGCCACAGCATGTGCCATTGGTTTCCCTCATGAGTAAGTTGAATGGTAAAGCTATTGTTGGTCACCCTCTCACAGTCGAGGTTTTGGATGATGGCCATTGTGATTATCTGTTGAGAAGCGTGGAGTGTAATCTCAAAGTTGGTGCAATGCGTAATGCTGCCAGGCCAAATTCAGTATCCAGAAGAGTTCCTGCCAAGCACTTGGCATTGCAGCCACGTTTTTCACCTGTTAAAttaccaaaaataaagaaatctgGGTTATTGTCTAAAAAGATACGGAAACTTTCTTCCTTGACTGGTCACAAGCAGTCCGAAGAAGAGCAGAAACCAGTGGTAGATAAGCCTAAAGGCCTGTTGTAGCCTGTATCCCACTAAAAGTAGTATTCAGTAGAATAAACGAAGCAGTGAATGGATTGGCAAGGCCAACACAACACCATGTGTTGACATCGAGCATCCCATAAATTTGGTTCTGGGG encodes the following:
- the LOC121246609 gene encoding uncharacterized protein At1g51745 isoform X1, whose product is MGSSSGEAKSNGIDASVGGLVWVRRRNGSWWPGRIMGLDELSEGSLVSPRSGTPVKLLGREDASVDWYNLEKSKRVKAFRCGEYDECIEKAKVSAANSNKKAVKYARREDAIIHALEIESARLGTDRLDFFQRDNSGGDLGSSARESPSMSRSVEENVDRGDDASDSEDNSNSAPELSQSGLSFEEPNHNNPAKVQSVLGRRRRTPNDSEDDGTEGVKRMRGLEDLGMGVVSKRKAGGMLDLVQHDSASLCDSSAGNWISNGSPVNGSKGYLPSLKRKRSQVANVHEFLKRKNRRRPLTKVLECTAMVSVPVICDQLPSSSGSPLQGMSDSRVSGLESNDSKKSVIVNNNSDSTGVSCENGVPLNASEHACDASQILYKTKENEISSTAGLAENGSSDRLFDVPFVGEEKHTEGFSPIPVSVSSGRSHVALGRQSCQGSQAEAALLRNEGLNESGSTSSATVHINNISQRIEKGTSKWQLKRKRNSRHLSKNRKQGSRKYVDMDDESNAYLAGIEHLEGSDQKVDGTGVGGCLTSYNCTLRPKCKSVAEGQVDGFRDWGKQMSQRDSQIRVPKAEVNLSPKGSLTPQRSLPYRQSRFTVHSRYQIPDFPVRNISTDASLCDVKIEVKASYRPQHVPLVSLMSKLNGKAIVGHPLTVEVLDDGHCDYLLRSVECNLKVGAMRNAARPNSVSRRVPAKHLALQPRFSPVKLPKIKKSGLLSKKIRKLSSLTGHKQSEEEQKPVVDKPKGLL
- the LOC121246609 gene encoding uncharacterized protein At1g51745 isoform X2, whose translation is MGSSSGEAKSNGIDASVGGLVWVRRRNGSWWPGRIMGLDELSEGSLVSPRSGTPVKLLGREDASVDWYNLEKSKRVKAFRCGEYDECIEKAKVSAANSNKKAVKYARREDAIIHALEIESARLGTDRLDFFQRDNSGGDLGSSARESPSMSRSVEENVDRGDDASDSEDNSNSAPELSQSGLSFEEPNHNNPAKVQSVLGRRRRTPNDSEDDGTEGVKRMRGLEDLGMGVVSKRKAGGMLDLVQHDSASLCDSSAGNWISNGSPVNGSKGYLPSLKRKRSQVANVHEFLKRKNRRRPLTKVLECTAMVSVPVICDQLPSSSGSPLQGMSDSRVSGLESNDSKKSVIVNNNSDSTGVSCENGVPLNASEHACDASQILYKTKENEISSTAGLAENGSSDRLFDVPFVGEEKHTEGFSPIPVSVSSGRSHVALGRQSCQGSQAEAALLRNEGLNESGSTSSATVHINNISQRIEKGIEHLEGSDQKVDGTGVGGCLTSYNCTLRPKCKSVAEGQVDGFRDWGKQMSQRDSQIRVPKAEVNLSPKGSLTPQRSLPYRQSRFTVHSRYQIPDFPVRNISTDASLCDVKIEVKASYRPQHVPLVSLMSKLNGKAIVGHPLTVEVLDDGHCDYLLRSVECNLKVGAMRNAARPNSVSRRVPAKHLALQPRFSPVKLPKIKKSGLLSKKIRKLSSLTGHKQSEEEQKPVVDKPKGLL